The proteins below are encoded in one region of Planctopirus limnophila DSM 3776:
- a CDS encoding DUF1501 domain-containing protein: MTTRRGFLETICGSLSGLGLSHLLMRDGLLANASEASETSGSPWVPGIGQTHFPAKAKRVLQIYCPGAASHVDLWDYKPELFARSGQALPGEENLVSFQGKNGNLMAPPWEFVPCGQTGKRISSLLPHMASHVDDIAFIHSMKAKTNTHGPGCVLMNTGHVQEGFPSAGAWLSYALGSENDNLPTFVALPDLRGEPPNGKANWSNGFLPAKHQAVVIAAHLDIRNLKRPASMSADEEAATREYLKQLNEQHLERNSSETVLAARIAAYELAARMQISAPEVSDLASESLQTHEAYGTTSENKLLAAYAKNCLLSRRLLERGVRFVNLYCASRASGVDGLLNWDAHKTLKADYERHAPIFDQPTAALLTDLKQRGLLEDTLVLWTTEFGRMPTHQANTTGRDHNPDAFTVWMMGAGVKGGTVYGATDDFGRRSVTNPTNVWEFYATVLHLMGFDYQRLSWYHNGFDRKITDVHGRIIREVML, from the coding sequence ATGACGACTCGAAGAGGTTTTCTCGAAACGATCTGTGGTTCACTCAGTGGCTTGGGATTATCACATCTGTTGATGCGGGATGGTCTTCTGGCGAATGCCTCAGAAGCCTCCGAGACCTCAGGTTCACCTTGGGTTCCCGGCATTGGGCAGACTCATTTCCCTGCCAAAGCCAAACGTGTGCTGCAAATCTATTGCCCTGGAGCAGCCTCTCACGTCGATCTCTGGGATTACAAGCCCGAACTTTTTGCGAGGTCCGGTCAGGCACTTCCCGGTGAAGAGAATCTGGTTTCCTTTCAGGGAAAGAATGGAAATCTCATGGCTCCACCGTGGGAGTTTGTGCCTTGTGGTCAAACGGGAAAACGGATCTCGTCGCTGTTGCCCCACATGGCCAGCCACGTGGACGACATCGCTTTCATTCACTCCATGAAAGCCAAGACGAATACGCATGGCCCCGGCTGCGTACTCATGAATACCGGCCATGTTCAGGAAGGTTTTCCGAGTGCCGGTGCCTGGCTCAGTTATGCACTGGGAAGTGAGAATGACAACCTGCCGACATTTGTCGCGCTTCCTGATCTGCGCGGAGAACCACCCAATGGAAAGGCCAACTGGAGCAATGGATTTCTACCGGCAAAGCACCAGGCCGTGGTGATAGCGGCTCATCTCGATATTCGCAATTTGAAGAGACCTGCTTCAATGAGCGCCGATGAAGAGGCCGCCACGCGAGAGTATCTCAAACAACTGAATGAACAACATCTGGAAAGAAACTCCTCTGAAACAGTGCTCGCTGCACGAATTGCAGCGTATGAACTGGCCGCGCGGATGCAGATTTCGGCTCCCGAAGTCTCCGATTTGGCCTCTGAGTCGCTGCAGACACATGAGGCATATGGCACGACGAGTGAAAACAAGCTCCTGGCTGCCTACGCCAAGAACTGCCTGCTCTCCCGCCGCCTCCTCGAACGTGGCGTCAGGTTTGTCAATCTTTACTGCGCATCGCGTGCGAGTGGTGTGGATGGACTGCTCAACTGGGATGCTCACAAGACACTCAAAGCTGATTATGAACGCCACGCTCCGATTTTTGATCAACCCACAGCAGCTTTACTGACAGATTTGAAGCAGCGAGGGCTCCTCGAAGACACACTCGTTCTCTGGACCACCGAATTTGGCCGCATGCCGACGCATCAGGCCAATACGACGGGTCGCGATCACAACCCGGATGCTTTTACGGTCTGGATGATGGGGGCCGGTGTCAAAGGAGGAACTGTCTACGGTGCGACAGATGATTTCGGTCGCCGCTCTGTGACAAACCCGACCAATGTCTGGGAGTTCTATGCAACCGTTCTGCACTTAATGGGTTTCGATTACCAGCGGCTGAGCTGGTACCACAATGGTTTCGACCGCAAGATCACTGATGTTCACGGTCGTATCATTCGGGAAGTGATGTTGTGA
- a CDS encoding PSD1 and planctomycete cytochrome C domain-containing protein, with protein MRFALSWRLLNSTFLVTMVCVFLSQHSLGEDAKEQAVKLFRETVAPALAAKCVSCHRADNLKGQFDITTAQNLLKGGESGVALVPGQPLASSLYLRTIPHEGEKPEMPEKGEALTEREAESLKQWISLGAPWPEGFVLKEKSKADASFWSFQPLAEVVPPDVTSGPESWRTHPIDRFLLQEMQAKGLSPNPPATPNEFIRRITFDLTGLPPTPEEIEQFVQACPHGQHDAAIEQLIDRLLASPRYGEQWGRHWLDVIRFGESRGYERNEIITNLWPFRDYIIRSFNEDKPFDRLIHEHLAGDVIGKDQPEIEVGSAFLVAGPYDDVGNQDAVAAAQIRADQMDEMIRATGEAFLGLSIGCARCHDHKFDPILARDYYAFYATFAGTVHGPREVATSEARQARATALEPLQKLRQPKHNEKAEIEKRLAELKKTQTESSSENSEDDSIAKLQDRLSVLKAEIAELDGQISKIPALPVWWVGNHRSAPGPFHVFVGGNPQQRSEIVLPSGLDVFNALPSKYEVADLAHEATRRVALAKWLTAPDQPLVPRVLANRIWQYHFGSGMVDTPSDFGYLGGRPTHPALLDWLAKELVKSGWKLKPIHKLILTSQAYRQSSDWREDQGKRDAASRLLWRFPPRRLSAEEIRDSMLNAAGVLNLSMGGPGFRLYEYQQDNVATYVPKDIHGPETYRRTVYHHTARASRVDVLTDFDCPDPALAEPRRASTTTPLQALTMMNHQFSIDIATKFADRVEQINSDSQARIQLAFLLAYGRPPTDREISQAAKVIQQVGLKAFCHALLNSNEFIFIR; from the coding sequence ATGCGATTTGCTCTCTCATGGCGACTGCTTAACTCGACGTTTCTGGTTACTATGGTCTGTGTATTCCTCTCGCAGCACAGCCTGGGAGAAGATGCGAAAGAGCAGGCAGTCAAACTCTTTCGCGAGACAGTCGCACCGGCGCTCGCAGCCAAGTGTGTGAGCTGTCATCGGGCGGATAATCTCAAGGGGCAGTTCGACATCACGACAGCCCAGAATCTCCTCAAAGGGGGAGAGAGTGGTGTGGCACTCGTTCCCGGCCAGCCTCTTGCAAGCTCGCTCTATCTCAGAACCATCCCGCACGAGGGTGAAAAGCCCGAGATGCCCGAAAAGGGAGAGGCTCTTACCGAACGGGAAGCTGAGTCACTCAAGCAATGGATCAGTCTGGGCGCTCCGTGGCCAGAGGGATTTGTGCTCAAGGAAAAATCCAAGGCCGATGCCAGCTTCTGGTCGTTTCAACCTTTGGCCGAGGTTGTCCCCCCTGATGTCACATCAGGGCCTGAATCGTGGCGAACGCATCCGATTGACCGTTTTCTACTGCAGGAAATGCAGGCGAAAGGGTTATCACCCAATCCTCCCGCCACTCCCAACGAATTCATTCGCCGGATCACGTTCGATTTAACCGGCTTGCCACCGACACCTGAGGAAATTGAGCAGTTTGTCCAGGCCTGTCCCCATGGCCAGCATGATGCTGCTATCGAACAGTTGATTGACCGTCTTCTCGCCAGCCCACGGTACGGTGAACAATGGGGGCGACACTGGCTCGATGTGATCCGCTTCGGTGAGAGTCGTGGCTACGAACGCAATGAGATCATCACCAACCTCTGGCCGTTCCGCGATTACATCATCCGCAGTTTCAATGAGGACAAGCCGTTCGACCGCCTGATTCACGAGCATCTGGCGGGTGATGTCATTGGCAAAGATCAGCCGGAAATCGAAGTTGGCTCGGCCTTTCTGGTGGCGGGGCCTTACGATGATGTGGGAAATCAGGATGCTGTCGCAGCGGCCCAGATTCGAGCTGACCAGATGGATGAGATGATCCGCGCGACGGGTGAAGCATTTTTAGGGTTATCAATAGGCTGTGCCCGTTGCCATGACCACAAGTTTGACCCGATTCTCGCCCGCGACTACTACGCCTTCTACGCCACCTTTGCGGGGACAGTCCATGGGCCGCGGGAAGTTGCTACATCCGAGGCTCGCCAGGCTCGCGCTACGGCGCTTGAGCCTCTGCAGAAGCTCAGGCAGCCCAAACACAATGAGAAGGCCGAGATCGAGAAGCGACTGGCGGAACTCAAGAAAACACAGACCGAATCCTCTTCCGAAAACTCCGAGGACGATTCCATCGCGAAACTGCAGGATCGGCTAAGCGTATTGAAAGCTGAGATTGCGGAACTCGATGGTCAGATCTCGAAAATTCCCGCACTCCCTGTCTGGTGGGTGGGAAACCATCGATCGGCACCCGGCCCGTTTCATGTTTTTGTGGGAGGTAACCCCCAGCAGCGCAGTGAGATCGTGTTGCCCTCCGGGCTCGATGTCTTCAACGCACTTCCGTCGAAATACGAAGTGGCAGATCTGGCCCATGAAGCCACACGTCGAGTCGCTTTGGCCAAGTGGCTGACGGCACCCGACCAGCCACTTGTGCCACGCGTACTGGCAAATCGCATCTGGCAGTATCACTTTGGTTCCGGGATGGTCGACACGCCCAGCGACTTCGGATATCTCGGAGGCCGGCCGACGCACCCTGCTCTGCTGGATTGGCTTGCGAAAGAACTGGTCAAAAGTGGCTGGAAGCTTAAGCCGATTCACAAGCTGATTCTGACTTCCCAGGCTTACAGGCAATCGTCGGACTGGCGGGAGGATCAAGGAAAGCGTGACGCCGCCAGTCGTCTCTTGTGGCGATTTCCTCCCAGGCGTTTGAGTGCTGAGGAAATCCGCGATTCCATGCTCAATGCCGCTGGAGTGCTTAACCTGTCGATGGGTGGGCCTGGTTTTCGCCTGTATGAGTATCAGCAGGATAACGTGGCGACTTATGTTCCTAAAGATATCCATGGCCCGGAGACTTACCGTAGAACTGTTTATCACCACACAGCGCGTGCCTCTCGTGTCGATGTGTTGACTGATTTTGATTGCCCCGATCCGGCCCTCGCCGAGCCTCGGAGGGCTTCGACCACCACTCCGCTCCAGGCTTTGACGATGATGAACCATCAGTTCTCCATCGATATAGCCACAAAGTTCGCCGACAGAGTGGAGCAGATCAACTCAGATTCCCAAGCCCGCATACAATTGGCATTTCTCCTCGCGTATGGTCGTCCACCCACCGATCGGGAGATCTCTCAAGCGGCGAAGGTGATTCAGCAGGTAGGTCTGAAGGCGTTTTGCCATGCCCTGCTCAATTCCAATGAGTTCATCTTCATCCGCTGA
- the thiC gene encoding phosphomethylpyrimidine synthase ThiC, whose translation MINIAHSNSMELPPLGNNPSTHHAGTTPGSFANPPRVAPGVEGRWTFSSPDTPNMPQPSEKTAWDFLPEGWSTVELEEAAELFDYTSGATRVVFLQSDDSQRKVCLPAGFEPSTQLEWARVGVITPQMVRVAEREDHLMPAQVRDEIAAGRLVIPANKHHLKYQLDPMAIGRATKTKINANMGASPVSSSTDEEVEKLKWAERWGADTVMDLSTGGDLNACRVAIVQNSTVPIGTVPIYSMIIGRKIEELSHEIILESLEQQAQQGVDYFTIHAGVLREHLPFVVKRLIGIVSRGGSLLAQWMIRNSGQNPMYDRWEDICDIMRKHDVTFSIGDGLRPGGLADATDRAQLAELATLGELTERAWRKGVQVMIEGPGHVPFDQIEYNMKLQRTLCHGAPFYVLGPLVTDIFPGYDHITSCIGATAAAYHGASMLCYVTPKEHLGLPKKDDVKQGCIAYKIAAHAADVALGIPGTRDRDDELTKARAALNWEKHFELSFDPDTARAYHDEDLDVDTDFCAMCGHDWCSVRISKEIVEFASGKDENYQWNRAKVSAALTPEQQEILEKRGHLSPQEIHQLASKTKKVVGANKDAKAACHSDVVDAESAKQIQVERLSSAT comes from the coding sequence ATGATCAACATCGCGCATTCGAACTCGATGGAACTTCCTCCACTGGGCAATAACCCTTCCACTCATCATGCCGGTACAACGCCAGGCAGCTTCGCCAACCCCCCACGAGTCGCACCAGGTGTCGAAGGTCGTTGGACTTTTTCCTCGCCCGACACACCGAACATGCCGCAGCCTTCTGAAAAGACGGCTTGGGATTTCCTCCCGGAGGGTTGGTCAACGGTGGAACTCGAAGAGGCAGCCGAACTCTTCGATTACACATCGGGTGCCACGCGGGTTGTCTTTCTGCAAAGTGACGACAGCCAGCGTAAAGTCTGTTTGCCCGCCGGCTTCGAACCCTCGACACAGCTTGAATGGGCTCGTGTGGGTGTGATCACCCCGCAGATGGTGCGAGTTGCTGAACGTGAAGATCATCTCATGCCTGCCCAGGTTCGTGACGAGATCGCCGCTGGCCGGTTGGTGATTCCCGCCAACAAGCACCACCTCAAATACCAGCTCGATCCCATGGCCATTGGCCGGGCGACGAAGACCAAGATCAATGCCAACATGGGGGCCTCCCCCGTCTCCTCCAGCACCGACGAGGAAGTCGAAAAGCTGAAGTGGGCCGAACGCTGGGGTGCGGATACGGTGATGGATCTTTCCACCGGTGGCGACCTCAACGCCTGCCGCGTGGCGATCGTGCAGAACAGCACGGTCCCCATCGGGACGGTTCCCATCTATTCAATGATTATTGGGCGAAAGATTGAAGAGCTCTCGCACGAGATCATCCTTGAAAGTCTCGAACAACAGGCCCAACAAGGGGTCGATTACTTCACGATCCATGCCGGTGTCTTGCGGGAACATCTTCCATTTGTGGTCAAGCGGCTCATCGGGATTGTCAGCCGGGGTGGTTCGCTCCTCGCCCAGTGGATGATCCGCAACAGCGGCCAGAATCCGATGTACGATCGCTGGGAAGACATCTGCGACATCATGCGCAAGCACGATGTCACCTTCTCGATCGGCGACGGCCTGCGTCCCGGCGGATTGGCCGATGCCACCGACCGCGCTCAACTCGCCGAACTGGCGACATTGGGTGAATTGACCGAGCGCGCCTGGCGGAAGGGCGTGCAAGTCATGATCGAAGGGCCAGGCCACGTCCCTTTCGACCAGATCGAATACAACATGAAGCTCCAGCGGACGCTCTGCCACGGTGCCCCGTTCTATGTCCTTGGGCCGCTGGTGACAGATATCTTCCCCGGCTATGACCATATCACCAGTTGTATTGGTGCGACTGCCGCTGCCTATCACGGCGCGAGCATGCTCTGCTATGTGACCCCCAAGGAGCACCTGGGCCTGCCCAAGAAAGACGACGTCAAGCAGGGCTGCATTGCCTATAAGATTGCGGCTCATGCGGCCGATGTGGCCCTCGGCATTCCCGGCACTCGCGACCGCGACGACGAACTGACCAAGGCTCGCGCTGCCCTCAACTGGGAGAAGCACTTCGAGCTGAGCTTCGACCCCGATACGGCCCGTGCCTATCACGACGAGGACCTCGACGTCGACACCGACTTCTGCGCCATGTGTGGCCACGACTGGTGCAGCGTCCGCATCTCGAAGGAGATCGTCGAATTTGCTTCAGGTAAGGACGAGAACTACCAGTGGAACCGCGCCAAGGTTTCTGCTGCTCTCACGCCCGAGCAGCAGGAAATCCTCGAAAAGCGCGGTCACCTCTCCCCGCAGGAGATCCATCAACTCGCCAGCAAGACCAAAAAGGTCGTTGGTGCCAATAAAGACGCCAAAGCGGCCTGCCACAGCGACGTGGTCGATGCAGAAAGTGCTAAGCAAATCCAGGTCGAACGACTGAGTTCGGCAACGTGA
- a CDS encoding phosphorylase family protein, producing the protein MQSASQAAMDAVRGAAQDSGKASDSAASGKAQTTADEEETPRPAIVIIAALRIEIAPLLASLKHPHHVQGGDFVFHGGFWKGHPVAIVESGIGLDRARRAAHAAIDAFNPQWIISAGFAGGLDPSLSKGSLILAENVQLYGTAQPAIQLGLSMASEPANKIFTGSIVTVPQIIRTVKEKQVVFENTGALAAEMETWGVADACRTRHCRMISIRVISDDAKTNLPPEIMTVSGPTGSVRAGALVGAILNRPGSINDLWNLRESALQSSERLSAFVQSVMPMLLPSVA; encoded by the coding sequence ATGCAGTCGGCATCTCAGGCAGCAATGGATGCTGTCCGGGGAGCAGCACAAGATTCCGGCAAAGCGTCAGATTCAGCAGCATCAGGGAAAGCCCAGACAACTGCCGATGAAGAGGAAACTCCCCGCCCGGCAATCGTGATCATCGCAGCTCTTCGAATTGAAATCGCTCCTCTTCTGGCCTCGCTCAAACATCCTCATCACGTTCAAGGTGGGGATTTTGTCTTCCATGGTGGTTTCTGGAAGGGGCATCCTGTGGCCATTGTGGAATCGGGGATCGGGCTGGATCGTGCTCGCCGTGCCGCACATGCAGCGATCGATGCCTTCAATCCGCAGTGGATCATCTCCGCAGGATTTGCCGGTGGGCTTGACCCGTCGTTGTCGAAAGGGAGTCTGATTCTGGCGGAAAACGTCCAGCTCTATGGGACAGCTCAACCAGCCATTCAACTGGGGCTCTCGATGGCTTCTGAGCCAGCGAATAAAATCTTCACGGGTTCCATCGTCACAGTTCCCCAAATCATACGTACTGTCAAAGAAAAGCAAGTTGTTTTTGAGAACACTGGAGCCTTGGCGGCCGAAATGGAAACCTGGGGTGTTGCTGATGCCTGCCGAACTCGCCATTGCCGGATGATTTCAATTCGCGTCATCAGTGATGATGCGAAAACAAACCTCCCTCCAGAAATCATGACAGTTTCCGGGCCCACAGGCAGTGTTCGAGCCGGCGCTCTCGTGGGCGCGATTTTGAATCGGCCGGGGAGTATCAACGATCTCTGGAATCTCCGTGAGTCCGCCCTCCAATCATCGGAAAGGCTTTCGGCATTTGTTCAAAGCGTCATGCCGATGCTCCTTCCCTCAGTCGCCTGA
- the serC gene encoding 3-phosphoserine/phosphohydroxythreonine transaminase has product MTARIFNFSAGPAIIPESVLEEAKENLLSLGSTGIGIMEHSHRGKAFLAVYEQAVARCRELAGISNDYEVLFLQGGASLQFSMVPMNFLTSGQTADYLITGVWSEKAREEAQRVGSVHEACSSKDKNFTYIPQELKPGSSPVYTHFTSNNTIFGTQFRTEPTPAAGSFLVCDASSDIFSRPIDVSKYGIIYGGAQKNLGPSGVTLVIIRKDLIERGQKELPTMLQYRTHAKNESMYNTPPTFGIFMMNLVFGWIIKQGGLASMAAKNEAKAKVLYDYLDQSRLFKGTAQADSRSLMNVTFVTGNEAIDQQFVSEATKAGFDGLKGHRSVGGMRASIYNAFPHEGVVELVKFMRDFEARQA; this is encoded by the coding sequence ATGACTGCCCGAATTTTTAACTTTTCTGCCGGCCCTGCCATTATTCCAGAATCCGTCCTCGAAGAAGCCAAAGAAAACCTCCTGTCTCTGGGTTCGACGGGCATTGGGATTATGGAGCATTCGCACCGTGGTAAGGCGTTTCTGGCGGTTTACGAACAGGCTGTCGCTCGTTGCCGGGAGCTTGCCGGGATTTCCAATGATTACGAAGTTCTTTTTTTGCAAGGGGGGGCCTCTCTTCAGTTCAGCATGGTGCCGATGAATTTTCTCACATCCGGCCAGACTGCCGATTACCTGATCACCGGTGTCTGGTCCGAAAAAGCTCGGGAAGAAGCACAGCGGGTCGGCTCCGTTCACGAAGCCTGCTCCAGCAAAGACAAAAACTTCACTTACATTCCCCAGGAACTGAAGCCAGGTTCATCCCCTGTCTACACTCACTTCACATCGAACAATACGATTTTTGGTACTCAGTTTAGGACTGAGCCAACGCCCGCAGCCGGCTCGTTCCTCGTCTGCGATGCCTCCAGCGATATTTTCTCCCGGCCCATCGATGTTTCCAAATACGGCATCATCTATGGTGGGGCACAGAAAAACCTCGGGCCATCCGGTGTCACGCTGGTCATCATCAGGAAAGATCTCATTGAGCGGGGACAAAAAGAGCTTCCCACCATGCTTCAGTACCGAACTCATGCCAAAAATGAGTCGATGTACAATACACCGCCCACCTTCGGCATTTTCATGATGAATCTCGTCTTTGGATGGATCATTAAGCAGGGTGGCCTCGCGTCCATGGCGGCCAAAAACGAAGCCAAAGCCAAGGTGCTCTATGATTACCTGGACCAGAGCCGTTTATTCAAAGGAACAGCTCAGGCTGACAGCCGGTCGCTGATGAACGTGACGTTTGTCACGGGGAACGAGGCCATCGACCAGCAGTTTGTTTCTGAGGCCACAAAAGCCGGTTTCGACGGGCTCAAAGGGCACCGGAGTGTCGGCGGAATGCGTGCCAGCATTTACAACGCTTTCCCACATGAAGGTGTGGTCGAACTTGTCAAATTCATGAGAGATTTCGAGGCCCGCCAGGCGTAA
- a CDS encoding sensor histidine kinase: MSDSQNTRLAELEAEILALKSELLHAQKVASVGMLATSITHEFNNILMTVINYAKMGIRHKDPATREKAFDKILAAGQRASKITTGMLSYARRQADRREPTDLVNLLEDVLVLVEKDLQMHRVRVETRYEQKPQANINASQIQQVVLNLIVNARQAMANGGSLIVTVRSNLAEGFGEISIRDTGCGIPAEQLKEIFKPYYSTKTRDSQGQGGTGLGLALAREVMESHGGRIRVESAPGKGTAFTLKLPLAGISPAVIPVAPGPPITIPVA; this comes from the coding sequence ATGTCAGATTCGCAGAATACGCGACTGGCGGAGCTTGAGGCCGAAATTCTGGCACTCAAGAGCGAGTTGCTGCATGCCCAGAAGGTGGCTTCTGTCGGGATGCTGGCGACTTCAATCACCCATGAGTTCAACAATATCCTCATGACAGTGATCAATTACGCGAAGATGGGGATCCGTCATAAAGACCCTGCCACCCGCGAAAAAGCCTTCGACAAGATCCTGGCTGCGGGTCAGAGAGCTTCGAAGATCACGACCGGAATGCTTTCCTACGCCAGGCGACAGGCAGATCGTCGCGAGCCGACGGATCTGGTGAATCTGCTCGAAGATGTCCTCGTGCTGGTTGAAAAAGATCTGCAGATGCATCGCGTGCGGGTCGAGACCCGCTATGAGCAGAAACCACAGGCCAATATCAATGCCAGCCAGATTCAGCAGGTGGTGTTGAATCTGATTGTCAATGCCCGTCAGGCCATGGCCAATGGCGGGTCACTGATAGTGACCGTTCGCAGCAATCTGGCTGAAGGATTTGGCGAAATTTCCATTCGGGATACCGGTTGTGGTATCCCCGCAGAACAGCTGAAAGAAATCTTCAAGCCATACTACAGCACCAAAACGAGAGACAGTCAGGGGCAGGGCGGAACCGGCCTCGGATTAGCTCTGGCCCGGGAAGTCATGGAGTCTCACGGTGGGCGAATACGGGTCGAAAGCGCTCCTGGGAAAGGGACCGCCTTCACTCTGAAACTGCCTTTAGCGGGAATTTCTCCGGCAGTGATCCCTGTCGCTCCTGGGCCGCCGATTACCATACCCGTGGCCTAA
- a CDS encoding malate dehydrogenase, whose protein sequence is MKVSIIGGGGLVGSCAGFALQLGKIVREIVMIDVNPEAADGHALDILHGASLVADQSIHAGTMADCANSDVIVVTAGLRRKPDESRLDLINRNVALFRGILGDIKKAGPKSDAILFVVSNPVDVLTYLAIRELGLPPKQVIGLGTVLDTTRLRSLLAQQLSVPPTQVDVTIYGEHGDSMVPIWSLGQIGGLPVDKYPGVTPQLITEIEKRARNSGAEMLKKKGGAGFAVGVSIADVIHSIALDQRRVMPVSSLQNGAYGLRDVAISVPTIVGRKGVLGVVEVDLWPKEKIALQSSGRVLRETIEKVL, encoded by the coding sequence ATGAAAGTCAGCATCATCGGTGGCGGCGGGCTGGTCGGGTCATGTGCCGGGTTTGCACTGCAACTCGGAAAGATCGTTCGCGAGATCGTCATGATCGACGTGAACCCTGAAGCCGCCGATGGTCATGCACTGGATATTCTGCATGGTGCCAGCCTGGTGGCTGATCAGTCGATTCATGCGGGTACAATGGCTGATTGTGCCAATAGCGATGTCATCGTCGTCACCGCCGGCCTGCGGCGTAAGCCCGATGAGAGCCGCCTGGATCTGATCAACCGGAACGTGGCACTTTTCCGCGGAATTCTGGGAGATATCAAGAAAGCGGGCCCGAAGTCAGACGCCATTCTGTTTGTGGTCTCCAACCCCGTCGACGTACTGACTTACCTGGCCATTCGAGAACTGGGTTTGCCACCGAAGCAAGTCATCGGATTAGGAACCGTACTCGATACGACACGCCTGCGCAGCTTGCTGGCACAGCAGCTTTCCGTCCCGCCAACTCAAGTCGATGTCACCATTTATGGTGAGCATGGCGATAGCATGGTGCCGATCTGGTCACTGGGCCAGATTGGCGGCCTGCCCGTCGACAAGTACCCAGGCGTTACGCCGCAACTCATCACCGAGATTGAGAAGCGGGCACGCAACAGCGGTGCGGAAATGCTGAAGAAAAAAGGCGGCGCCGGCTTTGCAGTCGGTGTATCGATTGCCGATGTGATTCACAGTATTGCACTTGATCAGCGTCGTGTGATGCCCGTGTCGTCGTTACAAAACGGGGCTTACGGTCTGCGTGATGTGGCGATTTCCGTTCCAACGATTGTGGGACGCAAAGGTGTTCTGGGGGTCGTTGAAGTGGATCTCTGGCCTAAGGAAAAGATTGCTCTGCAATCGAGCGGCCGCGTTCTGCGAGAGACCATCGAAAAGGTGCTCTAG
- a CDS encoding class II aldolase/adducin family protein, producing the protein MTTANKWNSGINDRKLKELICEIGRRVYNKGFAAANDGNISIRVGENEVLCSPTMICKGFMTPDDICAVDLEGGQIAGKRKRTSEILLHLAIMKHRPDVKAVVHCHPPHATAFAVAREPIPQCILPEIEVFMGEVPIAPYETPGGHAFANTVVPFLKGTNTIILTNHGTVSFGANLEEAYWKTEILDAYCRILLLSKQLGRVEYLNERESVELLDLKKKLGFDDPRFHVENCDLCGNSAFREGYKDAQPQPAAFEPAPYYPGYLERQKSTPAPAAAPSAAAAPVDTEMLVKMITEQVMAALKK; encoded by the coding sequence ATGACCACTGCCAACAAATGGAATTCGGGCATCAACGACCGCAAGCTCAAAGAGCTCATCTGCGAAATTGGTCGCCGGGTGTACAACAAAGGCTTTGCCGCCGCCAACGATGGGAACATTTCGATCCGAGTCGGCGAAAACGAAGTGCTATGTTCCCCCACGATGATCTGTAAGGGGTTCATGACTCCCGATGATATCTGCGCGGTTGACCTTGAAGGCGGCCAGATTGCCGGTAAGCGAAAACGCACCAGCGAGATTCTGCTCCACCTGGCCATCATGAAGCATCGTCCCGATGTGAAGGCTGTTGTGCACTGCCATCCACCACATGCCACAGCCTTTGCAGTAGCTCGCGAACCCATCCCGCAGTGCATTCTGCCAGAAATCGAAGTCTTCATGGGTGAAGTCCCCATCGCCCCTTATGAAACTCCCGGTGGGCATGCCTTTGCCAACACAGTGGTGCCCTTCCTCAAGGGTACCAACACAATCATTCTGACCAATCACGGCACAGTCAGCTTCGGTGCGAACCTCGAAGAAGCTTACTGGAAGACCGAGATCCTCGATGCTTACTGCCGGATTCTGCTGCTTTCCAAGCAATTGGGCCGTGTCGAGTATCTCAACGAGCGAGAGTCGGTTGAGCTTCTCGATCTCAAGAAGAAGCTCGGCTTTGATGATCCCCGCTTCCATGTCGAGAATTGCGATCTTTGCGGCAACAGTGCGTTCCGCGAAGGCTACAAAGACGCTCAGCCACAACCCGCCGCTTTCGAGCCAGCCCCGTATTATCCAGGCTATCTCGAACGACAGAAGTCAACTCCTGCACCAGCCGCAGCTCCATCAGCTGCAGCAGCACCCGTCGATACCGAAATGCTGGTGAAGATGATCACCGAGCAGGTCATGGCCGCCCTCAAAAAGTAG
- a CDS encoding EutN/CcmL family microcompartment protein produces the protein MRLAEVIGRVTLSKCDPTVLGGTWIVAVPLLAEGLAAVIHRDTTMTVRGREEAIIVYDELGASPGDIIAISEGAEASAPFHPDSKPLDAYNACLLDKIELTQT, from the coding sequence ATGAGATTAGCCGAAGTGATTGGCCGGGTCACTTTGTCAAAATGCGATCCCACAGTGCTGGGTGGCACCTGGATTGTGGCAGTTCCACTATTGGCTGAGGGCCTTGCTGCTGTGATTCATCGCGACACGACGATGACTGTTCGCGGACGAGAAGAGGCCATCATTGTTTACGACGAACTGGGAGCAAGCCCGGGGGACATCATTGCCATCAGTGAAGGAGCAGAAGCTTCAGCTCCCTTTCATCCCGATTCCAAACCACTCGATGCTTACAACGCCTGCCTCCTCGACAAGATTGAGCTGACACAAACATAG